Proteins from a genomic interval of Prevotella sp. E13-27:
- a CDS encoding MmcQ/YjbR family DNA-binding protein: protein MFSFFDCNDFSVISLKCQPERIEDLKVEYDCIGNPYNESPKHWIGINPNSAPDDLLQELTRNSYEIVKAKYTSKRGQKQTRLEMPASMKDV, encoded by the coding sequence ATGTTCTCATTCTTCGACTGCAACGACTTCTCTGTCATCTCGCTCAAATGCCAGCCAGAACGTATTGAAGACTTGAAAGTAGAGTATGATTGTATTGGCAATCCATATAACGAATCACCAAAGCACTGGATTGGCATCAACCCAAATTCTGCACCAGACGACTTACTGCAGGAACTGACACGGAACTCATACGAGATAGTCAAGGCGAAATATACGAGTAAGCGAGGGCAGAAGCAAACTCGTTTGGAAATGCCCGCTTCGATGAAGGATGTCTAA
- a CDS encoding Hsp20/alpha crystallin family protein, with amino-acid sequence MLNGLMKSNGWFPTMFDDFFNTDFMPRANSTAPAVNVKESEKAYTMELAAPGIKKEYCRVAINDEGYLTIAIENKQEHKHEDSHHHYLRREFSYSNYEQSYTLPDDVVKDQISAKVEDGILTVTMPKTEPKQKVTKAIEVS; translated from the coding sequence ATGTTGAACGGATTGATGAAAAGCAATGGTTGGTTCCCAACAATGTTTGATGATTTCTTTAACACTGATTTTATGCCTCGTGCCAACAGTACAGCACCCGCAGTCAATGTCAAGGAGAGTGAGAAAGCCTACACGATGGAACTTGCAGCTCCAGGCATCAAGAAAGAATATTGCCGCGTAGCCATCAACGACGAGGGCTACCTCACCATCGCCATTGAGAACAAACAGGAACACAAGCATGAGGACAGTCACCATCACTATCTGCGCCGCGAGTTCAGCTACTCGAACTACGAGCAGAGCTACACGCTGCCTGATGATGTGGTGAAGGATCAGATTTCTGCCAAGGTTGAGGACGGCATCCTGACCGTCACCATGCCGAAGACCGAGCCGAAGCAGAAGGTCACCAAGGCCATCGAGGTATCATAA